AATTGGTAGGCGTAGGAGAATAAGGCTTATTGTCACTATGAGATTAAATCCATTGAGGAGAATTTGATATGTCCACAAATGAGCAAAAGCGGCTTTCCCAGGAAATTACTCCTAAAGCGGTCTTTGAGGGACGGCGTGACTTAATTAAGAATGCTGCGGCTGGAGCATTTGGTCTAGCGTTGGTACCTTGGTTCTCGCGCGAGGCTCTTGCTAGTAATTCTCAAAAGTTAATTGCTACGCCAAATCCAAACTTTGTTTTAAAAGAGGAATCAACCAGTTATCAGTATGTCACTGGCTATAACAACTTCTATGAGTTTGGAACGGATAAATCAGATCCTGCTGCTAATGCCCATAGTTTGCAAACTCGGCCATGGACTGTGACGATTGAAGGTTTGGTTAAAAAACCAATGACTCTAGATATAGATGCCTTGCTCAAGCTTGCTCCGATGGAAGAGCGTATTTATCGTATGCGCTGCGTTGAGGGTTGGTCGATGGTTATTCCTTGGGATGGTTACTCGCTATCCAAATTACTGAATCAGGTGCAGCCTACAGGTTCAGCAAAGTATGTTGAATTTATTACCCTCGCTGATCGCAAGCAAATGCCGGGTCTCAAGAGTCAGATTATCGAGTGGCCTTATCGAGAAGGCCTGCGCTTGGATGAGGCTATGAACCCCCTGACGCTGCTCACTTTCGGTCTTTATGGCGAGACGCTACCAAACCAAAATGGCGCACCGGTCCGCATTGTGGTGCCCTGGAAATACGGATTTAAGAGTGCGAAGTCGATTGTAAAAATTCGTTTAACAGAAGAAATGCCCAAGACTAGCTGGAGCCAGTTTGATGCGAGGGAATATGGTTTTTACTCCAATGTAAATCCTCTGGTAGACCACCCTCGCTGGAGTCAAGCGACTGAGCGCCGGATCGGCGACTCTAAAGGTAGCTTTGCCCCCAAAATCAAAACCCAAATGTTTAATGGTTATGGCGACCAAGTGGCGAGCATGTATGCCGGAATGGATTTGAAGAAATTCTATTGATGCAAAACGATAAGTAAAGTGGGATGAAGCTACTGATCTTTCTATTAGCCCTATTGCCGCTGGATCGTTTGATTTGGTTAGGATTTACCGATGGCTTGGGCGCGAATCCAATTGAGTTTATTACGCGCTCAACGGGAACGTGGGCATTAGTCTTCTTGTGTTTGACGCTGGCGATGACGCCATTGCGTTTGATGACGAATTCAAGCACGTGGATTCGGTATCGCAGAATGTTGGGCCTATTTAGTTTCTTTTACGCATTAATCCATTTTGGCATTTGGCTTTGGCTAGATCAGGATTTTGATTTAATCGAGATGCTCAAAGACGTAGTCAAGCGGCCCTTTATTACAATGGGCTTTATTAGCTTGGTTTTGCTGACTCCACTAGCGCTGACCTCTACCCATTGGGCTCAAAGAAAACTGGGTCGTCGCTGGGCGCTCTTACATCGACTCATTTATGTCATTGCCTGCACTGCAATCTTCCACTATTGGTGGCACAAGGCAGGCAAGAATGATTTTGATACCGTCACAATCTATGCAGTAGTTTTGCTATTGCTCTTATGTTGTAGGATTCCTTATATTCGTAAGCTTTTGGGCAAGCGATCTACCATTTAAGGATATTTTGCTCATGACCCTGTTTCTTCACTCGCGCGCTTCATTAGCTACTCTATTAGGCTTACTGCTGATTTGCTTGGGATCCATGCAAGTCATGGCTCAACAAGGTGATCAGGCAGTGAAGACCGTAGCTACTTTAGATGTTCCTCGTTACCTCGGTACTTGGTACGAGATTGCCAAATTCCCGAACTGGTTTCAGAAAAAGTGCGTTTCTAATACCAAGGCCGTCTATAGCGCCAAGCCAGATGGTAGTCTTCGGGTTCTTAATAGTTGCAAAACTGCTGCTGGTGAGACTTCGGAGGCAGAGGGTTTGGCTCGCCAAATTGGCAGCAAGGATTCACCTAAATTAGAAGTACGTTTTGCTCCCGAGTGGCTCTCTTTTTTGCCTTTAGTGTGGGGTGATTACTGGGTGATTGATATAGATCCACAATATCAATTAGCAGCTGTGAGTGATCCCAGAAGGGAATATCTTTGGGTGTTATCAAGAACTCCTCAACTCGACCCCAAAGTCTATGCTGATTTATTACAACGTCTAAAGCAACAGCAATTCAACATTCAACAGCTTGAAATCACTGCCCAGAATAAATGAAGGCATTTGAAAAGCGCATCGGTAATTACTTGCTCCCACCCGGAATAGAGATTTTCGAGCGCGGGTGGTTATCGGCAAACAATGTTCTGCTCTTTAGTGAGGAAGATGTATCGCTGGTTGACAGTGGGTACTGTGCGCACCAGCAGATGACGGTTGATCTCGTCACTAATGCACTTGCGCAGCATGGCTTGAAAGCGCTCAATAGAGTAGTTAATACGCACCTACACTCAGATCACTGTGGCGGCAATGCAGTGTTATCAGAGGGATTCGATTGCGAGATATGGATACCAGAGGCAGAGGTAATCGCCGTACGAGACTGGAATGAGGATTTACTGAGCTTTCAGCAATTGGGGCAAGAGTGCCCACGCTTCACACACCATGCCATTCTTGTGCCTGGCGAAGAAATTATCTTAGGTTCTTATCGCTGGCAAATTCTGGCTGCTCCAGGTCACGACAACCATTCAATCATACTGTACCAAGAGCAGCATCAAATCTTGATCTCTGCCGATGCGCTATGGGAAGAGGGCTTTGGAGTCATTTTTCCCGAGCTCTGGGGTGAGGGTGGCTTTGAAGAAGTGGCGCAGACCTTAGAGTTGATTGAAGGACTCCCCGTTGCTTTGGTTATTCCTGGACACGGTAAGCCTTTTACGGATGTCAGAAAATCAATTGAGACCGCAAAATCTCGCCTCGATTACCTCTCCAGTGACGTTGACCGCAATGCACGTCATGGTGCCAAGGTGCTCTTGAAGTACAAGTTATTGGAATGGCGCAGACGGAAGCTGGTGGAGGCTAATCGTTGGATTGCAGGTACGCCTGTATTAGAAAATATTCGCAAGCAGCTCAATATGAGTACTGAGGAGTTTCCAATTTGGTTGGTAGAGGCCTTAGTGAAATCGAAAGCGGCAGTCATCGAAAACGATTTTTTAATCAACCAAGACTAAAGTATTCTTCAGAAATTAAACGAGAGTTTTCCATAAAAAGACCAGTTGTAAATAGGATAACTTTGCACGACCTGTTTGCTAGCACCCACGGCGACTGAGAAACTTTTATTCAGGCGATGGGTCACCATAGTATCGAGCGGGACAAACCAGCCACCCCCTCCACCGGTATTCCAGATGACTCCATTCTCATCCCATAGTCGAAGTTGAGTGCTAGGCGAGATATTAAATCCAAGCGTTGGAAAAATATTCAAGTTACGCGCTAGGGGCGGTTGATTGGGATTGCTAGCAAATGAATTGCCCTTAGTCTCAAATCCATACATATACCTGAGTAATGGTGAAAAGTCGGAGAGTCTTGAATCGCTTCCCTTATTGGGTACATATACTGTGCCGATTTGAGGGCCGGCAGCCCATTGCCCGTTATTGCCAAACGGAAAGATAACCCTAGCTCCTAATGTACCTTCCCAATTCTTCAGCATGCTGGGGTGATTTCCCCAGACCGTGAGCATCGTATTGCCGGCGTTATACGTGCCGGATGACTGCTCGGCAAGAGTCGGTCCATAAGTCGAAACATAGGAGGTGTCAAGCCGCATGGTGCCTCGCCACTGGTCAAATTGCAAAGGTTGGTAGTAGCGTAACTTCAAAGTGTCGCTTTGGGTTTGTTCTCCAAAGGTATTGTGATACCCCCAAAATTCCAGAACCCGCTGACTTGAGTATTGATCGGATGCTGTCTCGAGGTTTAAAAAAACCTCCAGAGAACTTGCTTTCATCGGCGAAAGCATTTCCTATTAATCCTAATGAGATCAGGATGTGAGTAAAAATACGTAACAATGTCATATACGCAGTAATATAAATGACCCAGTCAATTTAAAAAATAAGTAGAACAATATGGAACATACAGTTTTAGTCACCGGCGCTACTGCCGGCTTTGGAGAGGCAACTGCGAGGCGGTTTCTAGCGCATGGCCATCAGGTAATCGCCT
This genomic stretch from Polynucleobacter corsicus harbors:
- a CDS encoding sulfite oxidase heme-binding subunit YedZ, with the protein product MKLLIFLLALLPLDRLIWLGFTDGLGANPIEFITRSTGTWALVFLCLTLAMTPLRLMTNSSTWIRYRRMLGLFSFFYALIHFGIWLWLDQDFDLIEMLKDVVKRPFITMGFISLVLLTPLALTSTHWAQRKLGRRWALLHRLIYVIACTAIFHYWWHKAGKNDFDTVTIYAVVLLLLLCCRIPYIRKLLGKRSTI
- the msrP gene encoding protein-methionine-sulfoxide reductase catalytic subunit MsrP — protein: MSTNEQKRLSQEITPKAVFEGRRDLIKNAAAGAFGLALVPWFSREALASNSQKLIATPNPNFVLKEESTSYQYVTGYNNFYEFGTDKSDPAANAHSLQTRPWTVTIEGLVKKPMTLDIDALLKLAPMEERIYRMRCVEGWSMVIPWDGYSLSKLLNQVQPTGSAKYVEFITLADRKQMPGLKSQIIEWPYREGLRLDEAMNPLTLLTFGLYGETLPNQNGAPVRIVVPWKYGFKSAKSIVKIRLTEEMPKTSWSQFDAREYGFYSNVNPLVDHPRWSQATERRIGDSKGSFAPKIKTQMFNGYGDQVASMYAGMDLKKFY
- a CDS encoding lipocalin family protein, with protein sequence MTLFLHSRASLATLLGLLLICLGSMQVMAQQGDQAVKTVATLDVPRYLGTWYEIAKFPNWFQKKCVSNTKAVYSAKPDGSLRVLNSCKTAAGETSEAEGLARQIGSKDSPKLEVRFAPEWLSFLPLVWGDYWVIDIDPQYQLAAVSDPRREYLWVLSRTPQLDPKVYADLLQRLKQQQFNIQQLEITAQNK
- a CDS encoding MBL fold metallo-hydrolase, which codes for MKAFEKRIGNYLLPPGIEIFERGWLSANNVLLFSEEDVSLVDSGYCAHQQMTVDLVTNALAQHGLKALNRVVNTHLHSDHCGGNAVLSEGFDCEIWIPEAEVIAVRDWNEDLLSFQQLGQECPRFTHHAILVPGEEIILGSYRWQILAAPGHDNHSIILYQEQHQILISADALWEEGFGVIFPELWGEGGFEEVAQTLELIEGLPVALVIPGHGKPFTDVRKSIETAKSRLDYLSSDVDRNARHGAKVLLKYKLLEWRRRKLVEANRWIAGTPVLENIRKQLNMSTEEFPIWLVEALVKSKAAVIENDFLINQD